From the genome of Eublepharis macularius isolate TG4126 chromosome 12, MPM_Emac_v1.0, whole genome shotgun sequence, one region includes:
- the LOC129339122 gene encoding olfactory receptor 10A7-like, whose amino-acid sequence MTAHCNRHHDVNCRPIPQEFADKSYIHLPTNEENTTMRNVHERFTTKVNVSESTAKLTANLSFLETFYSSVVTPRILADCLSEDGSISFAGCVSQLFLYTSLAGTECFLLAIMAFDRYLAICKPLHYTIIMNLRVCLQLAIVSWCSGILISALSVGTVSNLYFRGPNQMDQFVCDMEELMKLSCKKSAWAKMTVFLACSIATLVPFVFIIISYGCILSAILKIASSTGRQKAFSTCASHLTVVSLYYGTIIILYVIPKTGQPPEFHKGLSLVYTVVTPMLNPIVYSLRNKEVKGAFTKLIYSSLKNRIG is encoded by the exons AATTTGCTGACAAAAGCTACATCCATCTTCCTACAAATGAGGAGAACACTACCATGAGAAATGTCCATGAAAGATTCACCACCAAAGTTAATGTCAGTGAATCCACTGCAAAATTAACAG CTAATCTTTCCTTCTTGGAGACTTTCTACAGTTCAGTGGTGACCCCTAGGATATTGGCTGACTGCTTATCAGAGGATGGAAGCATTTCCTTTGCTGGCTGTGTCTCACAGTTATTCCTTTATACTAGTCTGGCTGGCACTGAATGCTTTCTTCTTGCAATCATGGCATTTGACCGTTACCTGGCCATCTGCAAACCACTTCACTACACCATCATAATGAACTTAAGAGTTTGCCTTCAGCTAGCAATTGTATCCTGGTGCTCTGGTATTTTGATATCTGCACTTTCAGTGGGGACTGTTTCCAACTTATACTTCCGTGGCCCCAATCAAATGGATCAATTTGTTTGTGACATGGAAGAGCTGATGAAACTGAGCTGCAAGAAGAGCGCATGGGCAAAAATGACTGTCTTCCTTGCCTGTTCCATTGCAACACTGGTTCCTTTTGTATTCATCATTATCTCCTATGGATGTATCCTCTCAGCCATCTTGAAAATTGCCTCTTCTACTGGAAGACAGAAAGCATTTTCAACATGCGCCTCCCACCTTACAGTGGTGAGCCTCTATTATGGGACCATCATTATCTTGTACGTAATCCCTAAAACAGGTCAGCCTCCAGAATTCCATAAAGGGCTCTCTCTTGTGTATACTGTTGTCacaccaatgctgaaccccattGTGTACAGTCTCAGGAACAAGGAAGTAAAGGGGGCCTTTACCAAACTGATTTACTCATCATTGAAGAATAGGATAGGTTGA